A part of Saccopteryx bilineata isolate mSacBil1 chromosome 10, mSacBil1_pri_phased_curated, whole genome shotgun sequence genomic DNA contains:
- the MUSTN1 gene encoding musculoskeletal embryonic nuclear protein 1 produces the protein MSQAGTREDPVRKKRPAVKEEDLKGARGNLAKNQAIKSKTYQVMQECEQAGTTAPSVFSRTRTGTETVFEKPKAGPAKSVFG, from the exons ATGTCCCAG GCTGGCACTCGGGAAGACCCCGTCAGGAAGAAGCGCCCCGCTGTGAAGGAGGAGGACCTGAAGGGGGCTCGAGGGAACCTGGCCAAGAACCAGGCGATCAAGTCCAAGACCTACCAGGTCATGCAGGAGTGTG AACAAGCTGGCACCACTGCTCCATCTGTGTTCAGCCGCACCCGGACTGGCACTGAGACTGTCTTTGAGAAGCCCAAAGCTGGACCTGCCAAGAGCGTCTTTGGCTGA
- the STIMATE gene encoding store-operated calcium entry regulator STIMATE isoform X2, with protein MMWTDLHSLSARHCVLAPLRVKRFREPKHERRPWRIWFLDTSKQAIGMLFIHFANVYLADLTEEDPCSLYLINFLLDATVGMLLIYVGVRAVSILVEWQQWESLRFGEYGDPLQCGAWVGQCALYILIMTFEKSVVFIVLLILQWKKVALLNPIENPDLKLAIVMLIVPFFVNALMFWVVDNFLMRKGRTKAKLEERGANQDPRNGSKVRYRRAASHEESESEILISADDEMEESDMEEDLRRLTPLKPVKKKKHRFGLPV; from the exons TCAAACGTTTCAGAGAACCAAAGCATGAGAGACGTCCATGGAGGATATG GTTTTTAGATACTTCCAAACAAGCCATAGGAATGCTATTCATCCACTTTGCAAATGTGTACCTAGCAGATCTCACAGAAGAGGACCCTTGTTCACT GTACCTCATCAACTTCCTTCTGGATGCCACCGTGGGTATGCTGCTCATCTATGTGGGTGTGCGTGCTGTCAGCATCTTGGTGgagtggcagcagtgggagtcCCTGCGTTTTGGCGAATATG GAGACCCTCTGCAGTGCGGTGCCTGGGTCGGACAGTGTGCTCTTTACATCCTGATCATGACGTTCGAAAAATCTGTCGTCTTCATTGTCCTCCTAATACTTCAGTGGAAAAAG GTGGCCCTACTGAATCCCATTGAAAACCCAGACCTGAAACTGGCCATCGTCATGCTGATTGTCCCGTTCTTTGTCAAT GCTTTAATGTTTTGGGTTGTGGACAATTTCCTCATGAGAAAGGGGAGGACGAAAGCTAAACTGGAAGAAAGGGGAGCCAACCAGGACCCAAGGAATGGGAGCAAGGTCCGCTACCGAAGGGCCGCATCCCATGAGGAGTCAGAGTCTGAG ATCCTTATCTCAGCCGATGACGAGATGGAGGAGTCCGACATGGAGGAGGACCTCCGCAGACTGACCCCCCTGAAGCctgtgaagaaaaagaagcacCGCTTCGGGCTGCCTGTCTGA